The Urbifossiella limnaea genome has a window encoding:
- a CDS encoding fatty acid desaturase family protein, with protein MTSPTALVTARKLSWADTLRGHARTAPVMLLVPATFLAVYLGAPWWAVALLMAVQLHFMHACLIGFHETAHFNFAPARAYNEVCGLLLGTSTFMSLTLYRAVHHTHHAYFGTDRDEELWPHTRPDAPRRFRRLMAAFELGLGLIATPLLFLRSFLRRGGPVREPHVRRRVWVELAVIAVVWSGTVAAVAALDLWLPFVVAWVLPAFLVGNVTTWRKYVEHVGLTGD; from the coding sequence ATGACTTCGCCCACCGCCCTGGTGACCGCCCGCAAGCTGTCGTGGGCCGACACCCTCCGCGGACACGCCCGCACCGCCCCCGTTATGCTGCTGGTGCCGGCCACGTTCCTGGCCGTGTACCTCGGCGCGCCGTGGTGGGCGGTCGCGCTGTTGATGGCGGTGCAGCTGCACTTCATGCACGCCTGCCTGATCGGCTTCCACGAGACGGCGCACTTCAACTTCGCGCCGGCGCGCGCCTACAACGAGGTGTGCGGGCTGCTGCTCGGCACCAGTACGTTCATGAGCCTCACGCTGTACCGCGCGGTCCACCACACGCACCACGCCTACTTCGGCACCGACCGCGACGAGGAACTGTGGCCGCACACACGGCCGGACGCCCCGCGGCGCTTCCGCCGGCTGATGGCCGCGTTTGAGTTGGGACTTGGGCTGATCGCCACGCCGCTGCTGTTCCTGCGGTCGTTTCTCCGCCGCGGCGGGCCGGTACGTGAGCCGCACGTCCGCCGCCGCGTGTGGGTCGAACTCGCGGTCATTGCCGTGGTGTGGAGCGGCACGGTCGCCGCGGTCGCGGCGCTCGACCTGTGGCTGCCGTTCGTCGTGGCGTGGGTGCTGCCGGCGTTCCTGGTCGGGAACGTGACGACGTGGCGGAAGTATGTCGAGCACGTCGGCCTGACCGGCGACTGA